From the genome of Sphingomonas sp. HMP6, one region includes:
- a CDS encoding DUF1330 domain-containing protein: protein MNVTNAVFPGPEQIAAFFTGEEDGPFVMVNLLRFKPHAEYADGSDSDLTGREAYARYGAAVQACLASVGGKSVFAGAVTELMLGQMDEPWDMVALAQYPSRAAMMTMVQSPEYQAIEKHRVAGLEGQLNIRTKPLSTG from the coding sequence ATGAACGTCACCAACGCGGTTTTCCCGGGCCCCGAACAGATTGCCGCCTTCTTCACCGGTGAAGAGGACGGACCGTTCGTCATGGTCAATCTCCTGCGCTTCAAGCCGCACGCCGAATATGCCGATGGCAGCGACAGCGATCTGACCGGTCGCGAAGCCTATGCCCGCTATGGTGCGGCAGTACAGGCGTGCCTCGCATCGGTCGGGGGCAAATCGGTGTTCGCCGGCGCCGTCACCGAGTTGATGCTCGGGCAGATGGACGAACCGTGGGACATGGTCGCCCTTGCGCAATATCCCAGCCGTGCCGCGATGATGACGATGGTGCAGTCGCCCGAATATCAGGCGATCGAGAAGCACCGCGTGGCGGGTCTCGAAGGGCAGTTGAACATCCGCACCAAACCGCTCTCGACCGGCTGA